One genomic region from Agelaius phoeniceus isolate bAgePho1 chromosome 23, bAgePho1.hap1, whole genome shotgun sequence encodes:
- the LOC129129568 gene encoding TLC domain-containing protein 5-like: MLFPLPLRAACSLLAWFCLYKWFCHRYRHRNLEWSCRLVTLTHGILATCLSAYIGFIDGPWPLSHPGSPNTTLQVHGLCLSLGYFIFDLCWCVYFQTEGALMLAHHLVSIVGIAASLALGESAGDVNAVIFGSEITNPLLQARWFLKELGRYHTFTGDLVDFLFVVLFTGVRIGVGAWLMYCELASPRPRWYIKLGGVVMYVVSWVFMVSICRFARRKSISKYQAWRSRRSRQLGWKSNGHLKGH; the protein is encoded by the exons ATGCTGTTCCCGCTGCCCCTGCGCGCAGCCTGCAGCCTGCTGGCCTGGTTCTGCCTCTACAAGTGGTTCTGCCACCGCTACCGGCACCGCAACCTCGagtggagctgcaggctggtCACCCTGACCCACGGCATCCTGGCCACCTGCCTGTCTGCCTACATCGGCTTCATCGACGGCCCCTGGCCCCTGAGCCACCCAG GGTCACCCAACACAACCCTTCAGGTGCACGGGCTGTGCCTTAGCTTGGGCTACTTCATTTTCGACCTGTGCTGGTGCGTGTACTTCCAGACAGAGGGTGCCCTGATGCTGGCCCACCACCTGGTCAGCATCGTGGGCATCGCCGCCTCCTTGGCCCTGGGCGAGTCGGCCGGCGACGTCAACGCCGTCATCTTCGGCAGCGAGATCACCAACCCCCTGCTGCAGGCCCGCTGGTTCCTCAAGGAGCTGGGTCGCTACCACACCTTCACGGGCGACCTGGTGGATTTCCTCTTCGTGGTGCTCTTCACGGGCGTGCGCATCGGCGTGGGGGCCTGGCTGATGTACTGCGAGCTGGCctcgccccggccccgctggtACATCAAGCTGGGAGGGGTCGTCATGTACGTGGTGTCCTGGGTGTTCATGGTCAGCATCTGCCGCTTCGCCAGGAGGAAGAGCATCAGCAAGTACCAGGCCTGGAGGAGCCGCAGGAGCcgccagctgggctggaaaagcaacGGGCACCTCAAAggccactga
- the LOC129129527 gene encoding TLC domain-containing protein 5-like yields MVPIVLEVSCSFVTWLCLYSCLCRWNGQRSCKWSCRLVTLVHGLVVTCLSGYVMFLDGPWPLTHAGSPNTPLQIHVLSLTLGYFIFDLGWCLYFQTEGDLMLLHHTLSICGMILVLGLGKSATEVNAVVFVSEITNPLLQTRWFLREMGSYHTALGTLVDFLFVLLFLVLRIGAGAWIMYGVVTSPEPNWLLKAGGLAMYVVSLGFMVEICRFVRRKLWKKAPSVEPRSLQE; encoded by the exons ATGGTTCCCATCGTCCTGGAGGTGAGCTGCAGCTTTGTCACCTGGCTGTGTCTCTACAGCTGCCTCTGCCGCTGGAACGGGCAGCGCTCCTGCAAGTGGAGCTGTCGCCTGGTGACCCTGGTGCACGGGCTCGTTGTCACCTGCCTCTCCGGCTATGTCATGTTCCTGGATGGCCCCTGGCCCCTGACCCACGCAG GTTCACCAAACACCCCTCTCCAGATCCACGTGCTGTCCCTGACCTTGGGCTACTTCATCTTTGACCTGGGCTGGTGCCTGTACTTCCAGACCGAGGGGGACCTGATGCTGCTGCACCACACCCTGAGCATCTGCGGCATGAtcctggtgctggggctgggcaaaTCGGCCACGGAGGTGAACGCCGTGGTGTTTGTCAGTGAAATCACCAACCCCCTGCTCCAGACCCGCTGGTTCCTCAGGGAAATGGGCTCCTAccacactgccctggggacactggtggATTTCCTCTTCGTGCTGCTCTTCCTGGTGCTGCGCATCGGGGCGGGAGCGTGGATCATGTACGGCGTGGTGACGTCCCCAGAACCCAACTGGCTCCTCAAGGCTGGGGGCCTGGCCATGTACGTGGTGTCCTTGGGGTTCATGGTTGAAATCTGTCGCTTTGTGAGGAGGAAATTGTGGAAAAAAGCCCCTTCAGTGGAGCCACGATCCCTTCAGGAGTAG